In Micromonospora sp. WMMA1363, a genomic segment contains:
- a CDS encoding DUF4142 domain-containing protein — protein MLGIRRLGLLAALVLVGIAPAAAAQAAVQPSQQDSQYLQAIHQVNLFEITTGELAQQKGQNQQVKNLGQMFVTDHTQLDQSVQEVATQLGVELPSAPTTDQQDVIDQLNNASGAEFDRLWVTSELSGHVQAIQATQTEISQGSDQTVIQLAQTALPILQTHYDELVQLANELGIPVPQATGTGTASPGATVPAPSGTTEQPAPGGTTQQPAPGGTTQQPAPGVS, from the coding sequence ATGTTGGGAATCAGACGCCTGGGCCTGCTGGCCGCGCTGGTGCTGGTCGGCATCGCGCCCGCCGCGGCCGCCCAGGCCGCGGTGCAGCCGTCACAGCAGGACAGCCAGTACCTGCAGGCGATCCACCAGGTGAACCTTTTCGAGATCACCACCGGTGAGCTGGCCCAGCAGAAGGGCCAGAACCAACAGGTCAAGAACCTGGGTCAGATGTTCGTGACGGACCACACCCAGCTGGACCAGTCGGTCCAGGAGGTCGCCACGCAGCTCGGTGTCGAGCTGCCGAGCGCGCCCACCACGGACCAGCAGGACGTGATCGATCAGCTCAACAACGCCAGCGGCGCGGAGTTCGACCGGCTCTGGGTGACCAGTGAGCTGAGCGGCCACGTCCAGGCCATCCAGGCCACCCAGACGGAAATCTCGCAGGGCTCCGACCAGACGGTGATCCAGTTGGCGCAGACCGCGCTGCCGATCCTGCAGACGCACTACGACGAGCTGGTGCAGCTGGCCAACGAGCTGGGCATCCCGGTCCCGCAGGCGACCGGCACCGGCACGGCGAGCCCGGGTGCGACCGTCCCGGCTCCCAGCGGCACCACCGAGCAGCCAGCTCCGGGCGGCACCACCCAGCAGCCGGCTCCGGGCGGCACCACCCAGCAGCCGGCTCCAGGCGTGAGCTGA
- a CDS encoding sugar phosphate nucleotidyltransferase, translating to MTAVGWPPLCAVVLAAGEGTRLRPLTERRPKALCPVGNVPLLDLVLDRLAGLGLTGPRRVAVNASYLAGQVIRHVGARAQLSVEPDGPLGTAGGVANLRGWIDGRGVLVGNADAYLADPARRPGPDIAALLDGWDGETVRLLGQPAPDSSAPGTFAGHAFTGFSLLPWRRVRELPVEFGDLVRSVWRPAEADGELTVVRYAGMFYDTGTPADYLAANLHAVGGGTLVDRTAVVTGRCREAVVGAGAVVHGDVTRAVVWPGGTVHPGELLRDAVRAGADLTVGIGQPPRAEASSMSDDADERRTIQ from the coding sequence ATGACCGCGGTGGGTTGGCCACCACTCTGCGCGGTGGTCCTCGCCGCGGGCGAGGGCACCCGGCTGCGCCCGCTGACCGAGCGGCGGCCCAAGGCGCTCTGCCCGGTCGGGAACGTGCCGCTGCTCGACCTGGTGCTCGACCGGCTGGCCGGGCTCGGCCTGACCGGCCCCCGGCGGGTGGCGGTCAACGCCAGCTACCTCGCCGGGCAGGTAATCCGCCACGTCGGCGCCCGAGCCCAGCTGTCGGTGGAGCCGGACGGCCCGCTCGGCACCGCCGGTGGGGTGGCGAACCTGCGGGGCTGGATCGACGGGCGGGGCGTCCTGGTGGGCAACGCCGATGCGTACCTCGCCGACCCGGCCCGCCGGCCCGGGCCGGACATCGCCGCGCTGCTGGACGGCTGGGATGGCGAGACCGTACGCCTGCTCGGTCAGCCCGCCCCGGATTCGTCGGCGCCGGGCACATTCGCCGGTCACGCGTTCACCGGGTTCTCGCTGCTGCCGTGGCGGCGCGTCCGGGAACTACCGGTCGAGTTCGGCGACCTGGTCCGGTCGGTGTGGCGGCCCGCCGAGGCGGACGGGGAACTGACCGTGGTCCGCTACGCCGGCATGTTCTACGACACCGGCACCCCCGCCGACTACCTCGCCGCCAACCTGCACGCCGTGGGCGGCGGCACGCTGGTCGACCGCACCGCCGTCGTGACCGGCAGGTGCCGGGAGGCGGTCGTGGGCGCGGGCGCGGTGGTGCACGGCGACGTCACCCGCGCCGTGGTCTGGCCCGGCGGCACGGTACACCCGGGCGAACTGCTCCGGGACGCGGTCCGCGCGGGCGCCGACCTCACCGTCGGCATCGGCCAGCCGCCCCGGGCGGAAGCATCTAGCATGAGCGACGACGCCGACGAACGGAGAACCATCCAGTGA
- a CDS encoding Rieske 2Fe-2S domain-containing protein: MTTHTEHQAQPGRDPLDVNDPRLSRFDIVREGARRDDIEILHYEPQVVPGSKAERRLTRTVASLFLLTGLAATAFLAIYIWWPWEYAPGRGGDKFYTPLLGVTLGIALLGIGIGILTWGKKLLPKEVSVQDRHEGAVSAEDRTLTGQTMLYMADELGVKRRPLLGISLLAGLAPVGAVAAAPIVGGLISNPHKKNQMFRTGFAPQADGAKVRLVREDGRPIRPADISAGGQITVFPGIEHGVSNLHADSPTLLIHLRDSDAQESRRNNERVGHGDYMWGNYAAYSKICTHAGCPASLYEQQTNRLLCPCHQSQFHIIDNAKPIFGPASRRLPQLPIEVDAEGYFVAKSDYTETVGPDFWERP, from the coding sequence ATGACCACCCACACCGAGCACCAGGCCCAGCCGGGCCGGGACCCGCTCGACGTGAACGACCCCAGGCTGAGCCGCTTCGACATCGTCCGCGAGGGCGCCCGCCGGGACGACATCGAGATCCTCCACTACGAGCCGCAGGTCGTGCCGGGCAGCAAGGCCGAGCGTCGGCTGACCCGTACGGTCGCCTCGTTGTTCCTCCTGACCGGTCTGGCCGCGACCGCGTTCCTGGCGATCTACATCTGGTGGCCGTGGGAGTACGCTCCTGGCCGCGGTGGCGACAAGTTCTACACGCCGCTGCTCGGCGTGACCCTGGGCATCGCCCTGCTCGGTATCGGCATCGGCATCCTCACCTGGGGCAAGAAGCTGCTGCCGAAGGAGGTCTCGGTCCAGGATCGGCACGAGGGCGCGGTCAGCGCGGAGGACCGTACCCTCACCGGCCAGACGATGCTCTACATGGCCGACGAGTTGGGCGTGAAGCGTCGGCCGCTGCTGGGTATCTCGCTGCTGGCCGGTCTCGCGCCGGTCGGCGCGGTGGCCGCCGCCCCGATCGTGGGTGGGCTGATCTCGAATCCACACAAGAAGAACCAGATGTTCAGGACGGGCTTCGCCCCGCAGGCGGACGGCGCCAAGGTGCGGCTGGTCCGTGAGGACGGCCGCCCGATCCGCCCGGCGGACATCAGTGCCGGTGGCCAGATCACCGTGTTCCCCGGCATCGAGCACGGGGTGAGCAACCTGCACGCCGACTCGCCCACGCTGCTGATCCATCTGCGTGACTCGGACGCGCAGGAGTCGCGCCGCAACAACGAGCGCGTGGGCCACGGCGACTACATGTGGGGCAACTACGCGGCCTACTCCAAGATCTGCACGCACGCCGGATGCCCCGCGAGCCTGTACGAGCAGCAGACCAACCGGCTGCTCTGCCCGTGCCACCAGTCGCAGTTCCACATCATCGACAACGCTAAGCCCATCTTCGGCCCGGCCAGCCGGCGGCTGCCCCAGCTGCCGATCGAGGTCGACGCCGAGGGCTACTTCGTGGCGAAGTCCGACTACACCGAGACGGTCGGGCCCGACTTCTGGGAGCGGCCGTGA
- a CDS encoding HD domain-containing protein — MDVDAGHGAALGGALPTQPGDLPLTRRLRSLLSWPVAEAEPVSRLVRTHRNIHSGTDPSVLRRAYSIAETMHRGQFRKSGEPYITHPLAVAQICADLGMDTVTLVAALLHDTVEDTRYTLQALADDFGREVAHLVDGVTKFDKAFYGQAAEAETIRKMIIAAGKDVRVLIIKLADRLHNMRTLGVRSAASRERIARKTQEVLVPLCDRLGIQTLKRELDDVVLLHLEPEEHARIDRHVHERAGWDAYLGEVVARARTALRRSRVDAEVTPRPRHLYSIWKDTVSGGHTVPYDLPRIAVVVDGSATDCYAALGAIHGVWRPVPGRFKDYIASPKNNLYRSLHTSVCGPRDHTIEVLIRTAEMHRSAEYGVATSYRFPRAGAAVHAEQLDWLRRVLDWEQETADPAQFLESLRCDLAEAQIQVFADGRQVVLPAGATPVDLAYELDTECGDHCLAARINGRLAPLSSCLAEGDVVEIFTETDAANGFDAEAAPPGPRREWLGFVKSPQAQMQINRWFADHTEPGISISDKVRLGRATIGLALRRHNRGLASDLPLLRLSEELGYPDLETMLVAVFDRVIEPDAVVQQLIDLVDHRQ; from the coding sequence GTGGACGTCGACGCCGGACACGGCGCCGCCCTGGGAGGCGCGCTTCCGACCCAGCCGGGTGACCTGCCGCTGACCCGTCGCCTGCGCTCGCTGCTGTCCTGGCCCGTCGCCGAGGCCGAGCCGGTCAGCCGTCTGGTCCGAACGCACCGGAACATCCACTCCGGTACCGATCCGTCGGTGCTACGCCGGGCGTACTCGATCGCCGAGACCATGCACCGCGGGCAGTTCCGCAAGAGCGGCGAGCCGTACATCACCCACCCCCTCGCGGTCGCCCAGATCTGCGCCGACCTCGGTATGGACACGGTGACCCTGGTCGCGGCGCTGCTGCACGACACCGTCGAGGACACCCGCTACACCCTCCAGGCGCTCGCCGACGACTTCGGGCGGGAGGTCGCCCACCTGGTCGACGGCGTGACGAAGTTCGACAAGGCGTTCTACGGCCAGGCGGCCGAGGCGGAGACGATCCGCAAGATGATCATCGCAGCCGGCAAGGACGTCCGAGTGCTGATCATCAAGCTGGCCGACCGCCTGCACAACATGCGGACCCTCGGCGTCCGCTCGGCCGCGTCCCGCGAGCGGATCGCCCGCAAGACGCAGGAGGTGCTGGTCCCGCTCTGCGACCGGCTGGGGATCCAGACCCTCAAGCGTGAACTCGACGACGTGGTGCTGCTGCACCTGGAGCCGGAGGAACACGCCCGCATCGACCGGCACGTGCACGAACGGGCGGGCTGGGACGCGTACCTCGGAGAGGTCGTGGCGCGGGCACGGACGGCGCTGCGCCGCAGCCGGGTGGACGCCGAGGTGACTCCCCGTCCACGCCACCTGTACTCGATCTGGAAGGACACCGTCTCGGGCGGCCACACCGTGCCGTACGACCTGCCCCGCATCGCGGTCGTCGTGGACGGTTCCGCCACCGACTGCTACGCGGCCCTGGGCGCGATCCACGGCGTCTGGCGCCCGGTGCCCGGCCGGTTCAAGGACTACATCGCGTCCCCGAAGAACAACCTCTACCGATCTCTGCACACCAGCGTCTGTGGCCCGAGGGACCACACGATCGAGGTGCTGATCCGCACCGCGGAGATGCACCGGTCGGCCGAGTACGGCGTCGCCACGAGCTACCGCTTCCCCCGTGCCGGCGCCGCCGTCCACGCGGAACAGCTGGACTGGCTACGGCGCGTCCTGGACTGGGAGCAGGAGACCGCCGACCCGGCCCAGTTCCTGGAATCGCTGCGCTGCGACCTCGCCGAGGCGCAGATCCAGGTCTTCGCCGACGGGCGGCAGGTGGTGCTACCCGCCGGCGCCACCCCGGTCGACCTGGCGTACGAACTCGACACCGAGTGCGGCGACCACTGTCTGGCCGCCCGGATCAACGGCCGGCTCGCCCCGCTGTCCTCCTGCCTGGCGGAGGGCGACGTGGTAGAGATCTTCACCGAGACGGACGCGGCCAACGGATTCGATGCCGAAGCCGCCCCGCCCGGCCCACGCCGGGAGTGGCTCGGCTTCGTCAAGTCACCACAAGCACAGATGCAGATCAATCGATGGTTTGCCGACCACACCGAGCCGGGCATCTCGATCAGCGACAAGGTCCGGCTCGGTCGCGCCACCATCGGCCTTGCCCTGCGCAGGCACAACCGCGGGCTCGCCAGCGACCTGCCCCTGCTGCGGCTCTCCGAGGAACTGGGCTACCCCGACCTGGAGACGATGCTGGTGGCGGTCTTCGACCGGGTCATCGAACCGGACGCGGTGGTCCAGCAGCTCATCGACCTCGTCGACCACCGGCAGTGA
- a CDS encoding DEDD exonuclease domain-containing protein, giving the protein MARQEYVQESLAGLDPTVGGVDPELPLHATTFVVVDLETTGGAPGGGGITEIGAVKVRGGEQLGVLATLVNPGTPIPPFITVLTGITQAMLLPAPPIEQVLPSFLEFLSTDAVLVAHNAPYDVGFLKAACAAHGYRWPGPRVLDTAALARRVLTRDDVPNRKLGTLAAYFRTATQPTHRALDDAKATVDVLHGLIARLGGHNVHCVGEAIEFARAVSPTQRRKRHLAHGLPKSPGVYIFRGADDRPLYVGTSVDVATRVRSYFTAAEKRARISEMLAAAERVQAVECAHSLEAEVRELRLIAAHAPPYNRRSTFPERAVWLKLTDEPYPRLSVVRALAPGDEAYLGPFTSRRAAELAAAGFHDAVPLRQCTHRLSRRTATPACALAELGRCPAPCEHRITPQEYAARAVTPFRTAVASDPQVVVDALLTRIEGLAHAQRYEEAAVVRSRLAAVLRAAARMQRLAALTGIAELAAARPAARGGWELALVRYGRLAGAGVSPPGVHPRPTIVAIRTTAETVLPGDGPVPRASAEETERILSWLERPETRLVEISSGWASPVAGAGRFRDLLTKAESAASRQTLDRKLMTK; this is encoded by the coding sequence ATGGCCCGACAGGAGTATGTCCAGGAGTCGCTGGCCGGTCTCGATCCGACCGTCGGCGGCGTCGACCCGGAGCTGCCGCTTCACGCGACCACGTTCGTGGTGGTCGACCTGGAGACCACCGGCGGCGCGCCGGGCGGGGGCGGCATCACCGAGATCGGTGCGGTGAAGGTCCGCGGCGGCGAACAGCTGGGGGTGCTCGCCACCCTGGTCAACCCGGGCACGCCGATCCCACCCTTCATCACCGTGCTCACCGGCATCACGCAGGCGATGCTGCTGCCCGCCCCACCGATCGAGCAGGTCCTACCGAGCTTCCTGGAGTTCCTCTCGACCGACGCGGTCTTGGTCGCCCACAACGCTCCGTACGACGTCGGGTTCCTCAAGGCCGCCTGCGCCGCGCACGGCTACCGCTGGCCCGGCCCCCGGGTGCTGGACACCGCCGCACTGGCCCGGCGGGTGCTGACCCGTGACGACGTGCCCAACCGCAAGCTCGGCACCCTCGCGGCGTACTTTCGCACGGCCACCCAGCCGACGCACCGGGCCCTGGACGACGCGAAGGCCACCGTCGACGTGCTGCACGGTCTGATCGCCCGGCTCGGCGGCCACAACGTCCACTGCGTCGGCGAGGCGATCGAGTTCGCCCGCGCGGTCAGCCCGACCCAGCGCCGCAAGCGGCACCTCGCCCACGGGTTGCCGAAGTCCCCTGGCGTCTACATCTTCCGCGGCGCCGACGACCGGCCACTCTACGTCGGCACGTCGGTCGACGTCGCCACCCGGGTACGCAGCTACTTCACCGCGGCGGAGAAGCGGGCTCGCATCTCGGAGATGCTCGCCGCCGCCGAGCGGGTTCAGGCGGTGGAGTGCGCCCACTCACTGGAGGCCGAGGTACGGGAGCTGCGGTTGATCGCTGCGCACGCCCCGCCGTACAACCGGCGGTCGACGTTCCCGGAGCGGGCGGTGTGGCTGAAGCTCACCGACGAGCCGTACCCGCGATTGTCGGTCGTCCGTGCCCTGGCCCCCGGTGACGAGGCTTACCTCGGGCCGTTCACCTCCCGTCGGGCCGCGGAGCTGGCCGCCGCCGGCTTCCACGACGCCGTGCCGCTGCGGCAGTGCACGCACCGGCTCTCGCGGCGCACGGCTACGCCGGCTTGCGCGCTGGCCGAGCTGGGGCGCTGCCCGGCACCCTGCGAGCACCGGATCACGCCGCAGGAGTACGCGGCGCGCGCGGTCACGCCGTTCCGCACCGCCGTCGCCAGCGACCCGCAGGTGGTGGTGGACGCCCTGCTCACCCGGATCGAGGGGCTCGCCCACGCCCAGCGGTACGAGGAGGCAGCCGTGGTGCGGTCCCGGCTGGCCGCGGTGCTCCGCGCCGCGGCGCGTATGCAGCGGCTCGCCGCGCTCACCGGCATCGCCGAGCTGGCCGCGGCCCGCCCGGCCGCGCGTGGGGGCTGGGAGCTGGCGCTGGTCCGGTACGGGCGGCTCGCCGGCGCCGGTGTGTCGCCGCCCGGCGTCCACCCACGACCGACCATCGTCGCGATCCGGACCACCGCGGAGACCGTGCTGCCGGGCGACGGGCCGGTCCCCCGCGCCTCCGCCGAGGAGACCGAACGCATCCTGTCCTGGTTGGAGCGTCCGGAGACCCGACTGGTCGAGATCTCCTCCGGCTGGGCCTCCCCGGTGGCCGGTGCGGGCCGCTTCCGGGACCTGCTGACCAAGGCGGAGAGCGCGGCGTCGCGTCAAACTCTCGACCGAAAGCTCATGACCAAGTGA
- a CDS encoding cytochrome c: protein MTSDNDRRRGLLARLRGRPAARSRGRRRLGAAVRLLAALMLAGGAYTVFAPGVQAQDNPPLSGAAAEGKALFDVSCVTCHGRNAQGIEGRGPSLIGVGAASVEFQVATGRMPMARQEAQAPRKPKVFTDEEIRQLGQYIQELGGGPVVPEGDNLHEGGNIAVGGELFRINCSQCHAFGGGGGALSSGKYAPSLMPATDRQIYAAMLSGPQNMPVFGDNQITPEQKADIIAYIQTLKTDRDPGGFFNLGRYGPSTEGLAIFLVGIVALVFASLWIAGKS from the coding sequence ATGACTTCTGACAACGACCGCCGACGCGGTCTGCTCGCGCGGCTGCGCGGGCGGCCCGCGGCGCGCAGCAGGGGCCGCCGCCGGCTGGGTGCCGCGGTCCGGCTGCTGGCCGCGCTGATGCTGGCCGGCGGCGCCTACACGGTCTTCGCCCCCGGCGTGCAGGCGCAGGACAACCCGCCGCTGTCCGGCGCCGCCGCAGAGGGCAAGGCGCTGTTCGACGTGAGCTGTGTGACCTGTCACGGTCGCAACGCGCAGGGTATCGAGGGGCGTGGGCCGAGCCTGATCGGCGTCGGCGCCGCATCCGTCGAGTTCCAGGTCGCCACCGGCCGGATGCCCATGGCCCGGCAGGAGGCCCAGGCGCCGCGCAAGCCGAAGGTCTTCACCGACGAGGAGATCCGCCAGCTCGGCCAGTACATCCAGGAACTCGGCGGTGGCCCGGTCGTGCCGGAGGGAGACAACCTCCACGAGGGCGGGAACATCGCCGTCGGTGGCGAACTGTTCCGGATCAACTGCTCGCAGTGCCACGCCTTCGGTGGCGGTGGCGGTGCCCTCTCCTCGGGCAAGTACGCGCCGAGCCTGATGCCGGCCACCGACCGGCAGATCTACGCGGCGATGTTGAGCGGCCCGCAGAACATGCCGGTCTTCGGTGACAACCAGATCACGCCGGAACAGAAGGCGGACATCATCGCCTACATCCAGACCCTCAAGACCGACCGGGACCCGGGCGGCTTCTTCAACCTCGGCCGCTACGGCCCCTCGACCGAGGGCCTGGCGATCTTCCTGGTGGGCATCGTCGCGCTGGTCTTCGCCAGCCTGTGGATTGCGGGCAAGTCGTGA
- a CDS encoding ABC transporter permease yields MTTFALAWLSVAFGLVSRSVETASNLPTPLTFLPCVSSGFVPTDSMPAGLRQFAEHQPFTPIIDTLRGLLAGAPVGTDAMVAAAWCAGIALVGYLWAKRLYNRDPSR; encoded by the coding sequence ATGACCACGTTCGCGCTCGCCTGGCTGTCGGTGGCGTTCGGCCTGGTGTCGCGCAGCGTCGAGACGGCGAGCAACCTGCCCACGCCGCTGACCTTCCTGCCCTGCGTCAGCAGCGGGTTCGTGCCGACGGACTCGATGCCGGCCGGGCTCCGCCAGTTCGCCGAACACCAGCCCTTCACCCCGATCATCGACACCCTGCGCGGCCTGCTCGCCGGCGCCCCGGTGGGCACGGACGCCATGGTCGCCGCCGCCTGGTGTGCCGGTATCGCCCTGGTCGGCTACCTGTGGGCGAAGCGTCTCTACAACCGGGACCCGTCCCGTTGA
- a CDS encoding ABC transporter permease: protein MTTISYAVRDSTTMLRRNLRRVVRYPSMTVLIVGLPVLFLLLFVYVFGGTLGAGLSGSPGGRADYVDYVTPGILLMTVGVAATGTAVSVAMDMTEGIIGRFRTMAIARVSVLTGHVIGAMVQTMLSVAVVLGVALLVGFRPRRIQPAGSGRSECWR from the coding sequence ATGACCACCATCTCGTACGCCGTCCGTGACTCGACCACCATGTTGCGGCGCAACCTGCGCCGAGTGGTTCGCTATCCGTCCATGACGGTGCTGATCGTCGGCCTGCCCGTGCTGTTCCTGCTGCTCTTCGTCTACGTCTTCGGCGGCACGCTGGGCGCCGGCCTGAGCGGTAGCCCGGGTGGACGCGCCGACTACGTCGATTACGTCACGCCGGGGATCCTGCTGATGACCGTCGGTGTAGCCGCCACCGGCACGGCGGTGTCGGTGGCGATGGACATGACGGAAGGCATCATCGGCCGGTTCCGCACCATGGCCATCGCCCGCGTCTCGGTGCTGACCGGGCACGTCATCGGGGCCATGGTCCAGACCATGCTCAGCGTCGCCGTGGTGCTCGGTGTCGCACTGCTCGTCGGCTTCCGCCCCCGGCGGATCCAGCCGGCTGGTTCGGGGCGGTCGGAGTGTTGGCGATGA
- a CDS encoding cytochrome b N-terminal domain-containing protein: MKRRKFDMAAVPGNVARGVDDRFQVATPLRRLLNKVFPDHWSFLLGEIALFSFVILLLTGVFLTFFFEPAMTEVIYNGSYAPLRGAPMSAAYASSLDISFDVRGGLVIRQMHHWSALLFMAAIVVHMMRIFFTGAFRKPRETNWIIGSLLFWVGFLAGFTGYSLPDDGLSGTGLRIASAIMLSIPVVGSWVTSSIFDGEFPGTIIVSRFYIAHVLLIPGLLVALISAHLGLVFKQKHTQWPGPGRTNDNVVGERMFPRYAIKQGGFFMVVFGVIALMAGLFQINPIWLFGPYESWVVSAASQPDWYVMFLDGSTRLMPAWQIDIPIGDGYVIPPLFWPTVVLPGILVAMAVFYPFIEARHFKDHKSHNLLQRPRDVPFRTALGAMAVSFYLVLTLSGANDVIADKFYISLNAMTWAGRIGLLIVPPLAYYLTYRICLGLQQHDREVLTHGVETGIIRRLPDGRFVEVHQPLSAAEHDEHGALEYVGWVVPKKMNRLGALGPAIRGFFYPIERPAEAPVSPGHPPVEPRSEREEIGSGERR, encoded by the coding sequence GTGAAGCGGCGAAAGTTTGACATGGCAGCCGTCCCGGGCAACGTCGCCCGGGGGGTGGACGACCGCTTCCAGGTGGCCACCCCGCTGCGGCGGCTGCTGAACAAGGTCTTCCCGGACCACTGGTCCTTCCTGCTGGGCGAGATCGCGCTCTTCTCGTTCGTCATCCTGCTGCTGACCGGGGTCTTCCTGACCTTCTTCTTCGAGCCGGCGATGACCGAGGTCATCTACAACGGCAGCTACGCCCCGTTGCGGGGCGCGCCGATGTCGGCCGCGTACGCCTCCAGCCTGGACATCTCCTTCGACGTCCGCGGTGGTCTGGTCATCCGGCAGATGCACCACTGGTCGGCCCTGCTGTTCATGGCCGCCATCGTCGTGCACATGATGCGGATCTTCTTCACCGGCGCGTTCCGCAAGCCCCGGGAGACCAACTGGATCATTGGCTCGCTGCTGTTCTGGGTCGGCTTCCTCGCCGGCTTCACCGGGTACTCGCTGCCGGACGACGGCCTGTCCGGCACCGGCCTGCGGATCGCCTCGGCGATCATGCTGTCGATCCCGGTGGTCGGCTCCTGGGTCACCTCGTCGATCTTCGACGGGGAGTTCCCGGGGACGATCATCGTCAGCCGTTTCTACATCGCCCACGTGCTGCTCATCCCGGGTCTGCTGGTCGCGCTGATCAGTGCCCACCTGGGCTTGGTCTTCAAGCAGAAGCACACCCAGTGGCCCGGCCCCGGCCGGACCAACGACAACGTGGTCGGCGAGCGGATGTTCCCCCGGTACGCGATCAAACAGGGCGGCTTCTTCATGGTCGTCTTCGGCGTGATCGCACTGATGGCCGGTCTGTTCCAGATCAACCCGATCTGGCTGTTCGGTCCGTACGAGTCGTGGGTGGTCTCGGCCGCCAGCCAGCCGGACTGGTACGTCATGTTCCTGGACGGATCCACCCGACTGATGCCGGCCTGGCAGATCGACATCCCGATCGGCGACGGATACGTGATTCCGCCGCTGTTCTGGCCGACGGTCGTCCTTCCCGGCATCCTGGTGGCGATGGCGGTGTTCTACCCGTTCATCGAGGCGCGGCACTTCAAGGACCACAAGAGCCACAACCTGCTCCAGCGTCCCCGGGACGTCCCGTTCCGCACCGCACTGGGCGCCATGGCCGTCTCGTTCTATCTGGTGCTCACCCTTTCCGGCGCGAACGACGTCATCGCCGACAAGTTCTACATCAGCCTGAACGCGATGACCTGGGCCGGCCGGATCGGACTGCTGATCGTCCCGCCGCTCGCGTACTACCTGACCTACCGGATCTGCCTGGGTCTCCAGCAACACGACCGGGAGGTGCTCACCCACGGTGTCGAGACCGGCATCATCCGGCGGCTGCCCGACGGTCGGTTCGTCGAGGTCCACCAGCCGCTCAGCGCGGCCGAGCACGACGAGCACGGCGCGCTGGAGTACGTCGGCTGGGTCGTCCCGAAGAAGATGAACCGGCTCGGCGCCCTCGGCCCGGCCATCCGGGGCTTCTTCTACCCGATCGAGAGGCCCGCCGAGGCGCCGGTCTCGCCGGGGCACCCGCCGGTCGAGCCCCGCAGCGAGCGGGAGGAGATCGGCAGCGGCGAGCGTCGCTGA
- a CDS encoding Lrp/AsnC ligand binding domain-containing protein, whose translation MITAIVLIDCATDSIPEVAEALAALPGVSEVYSVAGHVDLIAMVRVRDFEQIAPVIAGSISKVPGVLNTESHIAFRAHSQHDLEATFAIGLANAD comes from the coding sequence GTGATCACCGCGATCGTGCTGATCGACTGCGCCACCGACTCGATCCCCGAGGTGGCCGAGGCCCTGGCCGCGCTGCCCGGCGTCAGCGAGGTCTACTCGGTCGCCGGGCACGTCGACCTGATCGCCATGGTCCGGGTGCGCGACTTCGAACAGATCGCCCCGGTCATCGCCGGGAGCATCTCCAAGGTGCCGGGCGTGCTGAACACCGAGTCACACATCGCGTTCCGCGCGCACTCCCAGCACGACCTGGAGGCGACCTTCGCGATCGGCCTCGCGAACGCGGACTGA
- a CDS encoding NUDIX domain-containing protein — MIPRSRFTVRAVAYQVFYRLPLPVRRRLVRLAVPKYIVGAVTLVRDAEADGAGRLLLLRQPPGNGWTLPAGLLQKREAPATGAARELYEESGIQLSPRDLRPAVPNAIIHAKGWVDVVFTAEVPASTTALRVDGAEVFEAAWHPLDALPRLTWPTARLLAYYHIGPLAGQFPPPVPDVRP; from the coding sequence ATGATCCCCCGCTCGCGCTTCACCGTACGCGCCGTCGCGTACCAGGTCTTCTACCGGCTGCCACTGCCGGTGCGACGCCGCCTGGTCCGGCTGGCCGTGCCGAAGTACATCGTCGGCGCGGTGACCCTGGTGCGTGACGCCGAGGCCGACGGGGCCGGCCGGTTGCTGCTGCTGCGCCAGCCACCGGGCAACGGATGGACGTTGCCGGCGGGCCTGCTGCAGAAGCGGGAGGCGCCGGCGACAGGCGCGGCCCGTGAACTGTACGAGGAGTCCGGCATCCAGCTGTCGCCCCGCGACCTGCGCCCGGCCGTGCCGAACGCGATCATCCACGCCAAGGGCTGGGTCGACGTCGTGTTCACCGCCGAGGTGCCGGCGTCGACCACCGCGCTGAGGGTGGACGGGGCGGAGGTCTTCGAGGCCGCCTGGCACCCGCTGGACGCCCTGCCCCGGCTGACCTGGCCGACGGCGCGCCTGCTCGCCTACTACCACATCGGGCCGCTGGCCGGGCAGTTCCCGCCGCCGGTGCCCGACGTGCGGCCATGA